From a region of the Xanthomonas rydalmerensis genome:
- a CDS encoding site-specific integrase has protein sequence MASIRPQGNRYRAFVKVDGRRATKVFDTKRAALAWAQEQEGLLSGKELPDKTLEEAFTKYADEVTPSKRGGRWDRIRIDRFKREDKIAKRRLLGLSANDLAAWRDARLKQVKPSTVAREMNLIAAVLEVARREWGWLKESPMRDVRQPKKPKGRARRISAEEVEALARAFDVWDSLKAETKRHRIGLAFLFALETAMRSGEICALRWPDVHLEERYVTVRDSKNGDSRDVPLTMRAVQILRALPLSFGPAFGLDAAKRDGLFRKVRDSIASIKNLHFHDTRAEAIWRLSKKLDILELARVIGHRNLSSLLIYYRATAAELAKKLA, from the coding sequence ATGGCATCCATCCGACCCCAGGGCAATCGATACCGCGCGTTCGTCAAAGTTGACGGCCGCCGCGCAACTAAGGTTTTCGACACGAAGCGCGCAGCGCTCGCCTGGGCGCAGGAGCAGGAGGGGTTGCTCAGCGGCAAGGAACTGCCCGACAAGACACTAGAAGAGGCGTTTACGAAGTACGCCGACGAGGTGACCCCCAGCAAGCGGGGTGGCCGCTGGGATCGCATCCGCATTGACCGATTCAAGCGCGAGGACAAAATCGCAAAGCGCCGGCTATTGGGCCTGTCTGCAAACGACCTGGCAGCGTGGCGCGATGCGCGGTTGAAGCAGGTCAAGCCAAGCACAGTAGCCCGCGAGATGAACTTGATTGCCGCGGTGCTGGAGGTGGCCCGGCGGGAATGGGGCTGGCTAAAAGAAAGCCCGATGCGCGACGTGCGCCAGCCCAAGAAGCCGAAAGGGCGCGCGCGCCGGATCTCGGCTGAAGAAGTGGAGGCGCTTGCAAGAGCGTTCGACGTGTGGGACTCGCTAAAGGCCGAGACCAAGCGCCACCGCATCGGCCTCGCTTTCCTGTTCGCCCTAGAAACCGCGATGCGCTCGGGGGAAATCTGCGCGCTGCGATGGCCGGATGTGCATCTGGAAGAGCGCTACGTCACCGTTAGGGATAGCAAGAACGGCGACAGCCGCGATGTCCCGCTGACGATGCGAGCAGTGCAGATCCTACGTGCGCTTCCGTTGAGCTTCGGGCCAGCGTTTGGGCTGGATGCCGCGAAGCGTGATGGCTTGTTCCGCAAGGTCCGCGACAGTATTGCCAGCATCAAGAATCTGCATTTCCACGACACGCGTGCAGAGGCAATTTGGCGGCTATCGAAGAAGCTGGATATCCTAGAACTAGCCCGAGTGATCGGACATCGCAACCTGTCCAGCCTCCTGATCTACTATCGCGCCACCGCGGCAGAGCTTGC
- a CDS encoding SPOR domain-containing protein encodes MLVRALLVVLTILNLGVAVWWAMQPPTPPAVPMPAVPAGVATLQLVNEAPAPAAAPPLPAAAPVAVPADAQDDTAVAADATESAPAPASTQAATPAAAPTPPAAAPAPAPTQAQADPAAKPAADAAVCLSVGPYPDRDAAQAAIATLASGAPRPRLREDADSGATSFRVLLPTIGGEDGLRQATERIVAAGIRDYYPLRQGDAGNAIALGQYRSREGAERRRAELARAGFNADLIPSGGDGQSRWWLDLRAGSAAQAAALRRQLGAARQRTVDCATLR; translated from the coding sequence ATGCTCGTTCGCGCCCTGCTCGTCGTCCTGACCATCCTCAACCTCGGCGTCGCGGTGTGGTGGGCGATGCAGCCGCCCACCCCGCCGGCGGTGCCGATGCCGGCCGTGCCGGCCGGGGTGGCGACGCTGCAACTGGTCAACGAGGCGCCGGCACCGGCCGCGGCGCCGCCCCTGCCGGCGGCCGCGCCTGTCGCCGTGCCAGCCGATGCGCAGGACGACACCGCCGTCGCTGCCGATGCGACCGAATCTGCCCCTGCACCGGCCAGTACCCAGGCGGCCACCCCGGCCGCCGCGCCAACGCCACCCGCTGCCGCCCCTGCGCCCGCCCCCACCCAGGCCCAGGCCGATCCTGCGGCCAAGCCCGCCGCCGACGCGGCGGTGTGCCTGAGCGTGGGGCCGTACCCTGACCGCGATGCCGCCCAGGCGGCCATCGCAACCTTGGCTTCGGGAGCGCCGCGTCCGCGCCTGCGCGAGGACGCCGACAGCGGTGCCACCAGCTTCCGCGTGCTGCTGCCGACCATCGGCGGCGAGGATGGCCTCAGGCAGGCCACCGAGCGCATCGTCGCCGCCGGCATCCGCGACTATTACCCGTTGCGCCAGGGCGATGCCGGCAATGCCATCGCCCTGGGCCAGTACCGCAGCCGCGAGGGGGCCGAGCGCCGCCGCGCGGAGCTGGCCCGTGCCGGCTTCAACGCCGACCTGATCCCCAGCGGCGGCGACGGCCAGTCGCGTTGGTGGCTGGACCTGCGCGCCGGCTCCGCGGCGCAGGCCGCCGCCCTGCGCCGCCAGCTCGGCGCGGCGCGCCAGCGCACCGTGGACTGCGCCACGCTGCGTTAG
- a CDS encoding type III pantothenate kinase has protein sequence MSDWLFDLGNSRFKFAALEHGQVGAVQAWPHGAEAMDAAAVAALPQGGTAYVASVAAPALTATVLEALRSRFAQVQVVRTEAACAGVRIAYARPQAFGVDRFLALLAAHGGGDVLVVGVGTALTVDLLDRDGLHRGGRIAPSPTVMRQALQQKAAQLPAEGGDYQEFAADTADALASGCDGAAVALIERSLQQGEALLGRRPRLLLHGGGVPPLLHALPVAEQRPALVLDGLALWAQAHAVAGYR, from the coding sequence ATGAGCGACTGGCTGTTCGACCTGGGCAATTCCCGCTTCAAGTTCGCCGCGCTGGAACACGGGCAGGTGGGCGCGGTGCAGGCCTGGCCGCATGGCGCCGAAGCCATGGACGCGGCGGCGGTCGCGGCGCTGCCGCAGGGTGGTACCGCCTACGTGGCCAGCGTCGCCGCGCCGGCCCTGACCGCGACCGTACTGGAGGCGCTGCGCAGCCGCTTCGCGCAGGTGCAGGTGGTGCGCACCGAGGCTGCGTGCGCCGGGGTGCGGATCGCCTATGCGCGACCGCAGGCGTTCGGCGTGGACCGGTTCCTGGCCCTGCTTGCCGCGCATGGCGGCGGCGACGTGCTGGTGGTCGGCGTGGGAACGGCGCTGACCGTGGACCTGCTCGACCGCGATGGCCTGCATCGCGGCGGCCGCATCGCGCCGTCGCCGACCGTCATGCGCCAGGCCTTGCAGCAGAAGGCAGCGCAACTGCCGGCCGAAGGCGGCGATTACCAAGAGTTCGCCGCCGACACCGCCGACGCGCTGGCCTCCGGCTGCGATGGCGCCGCAGTGGCGCTGATCGAACGCAGTCTGCAGCAGGGCGAGGCCTTGCTTGGACGACGGCCGCGGCTGCTGCTGCATGGCGGCGGCGTGCCGCCGCTGTTGCACGCACTGCCGGTGGCCGAGCAGCGCCCGGCCTTGGTCCTGGACGGACTGGCGTTGTGGGCGCAGGCGCACGCCGTGGCCGGCTACCGCTGA
- the birA gene encoding bifunctional biotin--[acetyl-CoA-carboxylase] ligase/biotin operon repressor BirA has product MEPALDERELLARLSKGPLSGDALARACGLTRAAVWKRIQALRAAGVEIEGRAGEGYGLARPLELLDAAAIRDGLSGPARAELAGLEIAWSLVSSNTTLLQRPAPAQGSEVLLAERQTGGRGRRGRVWASPLAAHLYLSVARSFQGGLGRLGGLSLAAGVAVAEALRAAGFATVGLKWPNDLLADGRKLGGLLVEGGGEFAGPARAVIGLGLNVAMPAASAADIDQPWTDLTRLAGGPVSRNTVAAVVLSHLLPALALFDAEGLAPFLPRYAALDLLAGRVVRIDDGGQVREGTALGLAEDGALRVAFADGEQPVHAGDVSVRAA; this is encoded by the coding sequence ATGGAACCGGCGTTGGACGAGCGCGAACTGTTGGCCAGGCTCAGCAAGGGACCCCTGTCCGGCGACGCCCTGGCGCGCGCCTGCGGGTTGACCCGGGCGGCGGTGTGGAAGCGCATTCAGGCGCTGCGCGCGGCTGGGGTGGAGATCGAGGGCCGGGCCGGCGAGGGCTATGGACTGGCGCGGCCGCTGGAGTTGCTCGACGCCGCGGCGATCCGCGACGGACTCAGCGGGCCGGCGCGCGCCGAGTTGGCCGGGCTGGAGATCGCCTGGAGCCTGGTCTCCAGCAACACCACGCTGCTGCAGCGGCCGGCGCCGGCGCAGGGCAGCGAGGTCCTGCTGGCCGAGCGCCAGACCGGCGGGCGTGGCCGCCGTGGCCGGGTCTGGGCCTCGCCGCTGGCGGCGCATCTGTACCTGTCGGTGGCGCGCAGCTTCCAGGGTGGGCTGGGCCGGCTGGGCGGCCTGAGCCTGGCCGCCGGCGTGGCCGTGGCCGAAGCCCTGCGCGCGGCCGGCTTCGCCACGGTCGGGCTGAAGTGGCCGAACGACCTGCTGGCCGACGGGCGCAAGCTGGGCGGCCTGCTGGTGGAAGGTGGTGGCGAGTTCGCCGGGCCGGCGCGGGCGGTGATCGGCCTGGGCCTGAACGTGGCGATGCCGGCGGCCAGTGCCGCAGACATCGACCAGCCGTGGACCGACCTGACGCGGTTGGCCGGTGGCCCTGTGTCGCGCAACACGGTCGCCGCGGTGGTGCTGTCGCACCTGCTGCCGGCGCTGGCGCTGTTCGACGCCGAAGGGCTGGCGCCGTTCCTGCCGCGCTACGCCGCGCTGGATCTGCTTGCCGGGCGTGTCGTGCGCATCGACGACGGCGGCCAGGTGCGCGAAGGCACGGCCCTCGGGTTGGCCGAGGACGGCGCGCTGCGGGTGGCCTTCGCCGACGGCGAGCAGCCGGTGCATGCGGGCGATGTCAGCGTGAGGGCGGCATGA
- a CDS encoding zinc-dependent peptidase — MAQLPAGDVPLIPRWLRGLWSTPAAAIDDATWQAVRRDCAWVAALDAPREQRLRALASEFLHRKTISPLGGLQLDARQCGLLAALCCLPLLEYGVGGMSGWSQLLVYPDAFRVQRSHVDAAGVLHEWEDELIGESWDSGPLILSWADVQADLDDPRAGYCVAVHEMAHKLDVLDGALDGTPLLPRAWQRQWADDFQRSYDAFCARVDRGGASEIDAYAAEAPEEFFAVVSEYHFSAPERLQRAMPEVAAHLARFYGRSPFAAD, encoded by the coding sequence GTGGCACAGCTTCCTGCCGGGGATGTTCCGCTGATTCCACGCTGGCTGCGCGGGCTGTGGTCGACGCCCGCCGCCGCCATCGATGACGCCACCTGGCAGGCCGTGCGCCGCGACTGCGCCTGGGTCGCGGCCCTGGATGCGCCGCGCGAGCAGCGCCTGCGTGCGCTGGCCAGCGAATTCCTGCACCGCAAGACCATCTCGCCGTTGGGCGGCCTGCAGCTGGATGCCCGGCAGTGCGGCCTGCTCGCCGCGCTGTGCTGCCTGCCGCTGCTGGAGTACGGCGTCGGCGGCATGAGCGGCTGGTCGCAACTGCTGGTCTACCCGGACGCGTTCCGCGTGCAACGCAGCCATGTCGATGCGGCCGGCGTTCTGCACGAGTGGGAAGACGAACTGATCGGCGAGTCCTGGGACAGCGGCCCGTTGATCCTGTCGTGGGCCGATGTGCAGGCCGACCTGGACGATCCGCGCGCCGGCTACTGCGTGGCCGTGCACGAAATGGCGCACAAGCTCGACGTGCTCGACGGCGCCCTGGACGGCACGCCGCTGCTGCCGCGCGCGTGGCAGCGGCAATGGGCCGACGATTTCCAGCGCAGTTACGACGCCTTCTGCGCGCGCGTGGATCGCGGCGGCGCCAGCGAGATCGACGCCTACGCTGCCGAAGCGCCGGAAGAGTTCTTCGCCGTGGTCAGCGAATATCACTTCTCCGCGCCGGAGCGACTGCAGCGCGCGATGCCGGAGGTAGCTGCACACTTGGCGCGGTTCTACGGTCGCTCTCCGTTTGCCGCGGACTGA
- a CDS encoding DUF1501 domain-containing protein, whose protein sequence is MHRRRFLLASAAAAASLPFAGRLFAAPAPSPRLLVVFLRGGYDCNNLLVPYASDFYYASRPSLAIAKPDPANPNSAIALDTQWGLNPRLRDTLMPLWNDKQLAFVPFAGTDDLSRSHFETQDSIEAGQPAGQRSDYRTGFLARLSQVATGTPSIAFTDSLPLSFQGGGDIPNLSLKRNPTPAFDQRQADILARMYHGTQLASAAHDGLALRQQVSRALQDEMQQANRGAASARTFADETRRIATLMRERYRLGFVDVGGWDTHVNQGSTDGALANNLANLSEGLSAYAEALGPEWRNTVVVVLSEFGRTFRENGDKGTDHGHGTTYWVLGGGVNGGRIAGEQVAVSKDKLFQDRDYPVLTNYRDMFAGLLGRMWGLSPTQLQKVFPQAHARDLKLV, encoded by the coding sequence ATGCACCGTCGCCGCTTCCTGCTCGCGTCCGCCGCCGCCGCGGCCAGCCTGCCGTTCGCCGGGCGCCTGTTCGCCGCGCCTGCGCCGTCGCCGCGCCTGTTGGTGGTGTTCCTGCGCGGCGGCTACGACTGCAACAACCTGCTGGTCCCGTACGCGAGCGATTTCTACTACGCCTCGCGGCCGAGCCTGGCGATCGCCAAGCCGGATCCGGCCAATCCCAACAGCGCCATTGCGCTGGACACCCAGTGGGGCCTGAATCCGCGGCTGCGCGACACGCTGATGCCGCTATGGAACGACAAGCAGCTGGCGTTCGTCCCGTTCGCCGGTACCGACGACCTGTCGCGCAGCCACTTCGAGACCCAGGACAGCATCGAGGCCGGGCAGCCGGCCGGGCAGCGCAGCGACTACCGCACCGGCTTCCTGGCGCGGCTGTCGCAGGTGGCCACCGGCACGCCGTCGATCGCCTTCACCGATTCGCTGCCGCTGAGCTTCCAGGGCGGCGGCGACATTCCCAATCTCTCGCTCAAGCGCAATCCGACCCCGGCCTTCGACCAGCGCCAGGCCGACATCCTCGCCCGCATGTACCACGGCACCCAGTTGGCCAGCGCCGCGCATGACGGCCTGGCGCTGCGCCAGCAGGTCTCGCGCGCGCTGCAGGACGAGATGCAGCAGGCCAACCGCGGCGCCGCCAGTGCGCGCACCTTCGCCGACGAGACCCGCCGCATCGCCACGCTGATGCGCGAGCGCTACCGGCTCGGGTTCGTCGACGTCGGCGGTTGGGACACGCACGTCAACCAGGGCAGCACCGACGGCGCGCTGGCCAACAACCTGGCCAACCTGTCCGAGGGGCTGTCGGCCTATGCCGAGGCGCTGGGACCGGAGTGGCGCAACACCGTGGTGGTGGTGCTGTCCGAGTTCGGCCGCACCTTCCGCGAGAACGGCGACAAGGGCACCGACCACGGCCACGGCACCACGTACTGGGTGCTGGGTGGCGGGGTCAACGGCGGCCGCATCGCTGGCGAGCAAGTCGCGGTGAGCAAGGACAAGCTGTTCCAGGACCGAGACTACCCGGTGCTGACCAACTACCGCGACATGTTCGCCGGCCTGCTCGGCCGCATGTGGGGCCTGTCGCCGACGCAGCTGCAGAAGGTATTCCCGCAGGCGCATGCGCGGGATTTGAAGTTGGTGTGA
- a CDS encoding DUF1800 domain-containing protein has protein sequence MSASRHRPAATRLRVRGRRVLRNTQRLLLSLLLVLFTVGAIAASDKVIKRDDARWLQSMTLGLDSASVAQFEHDGRKRFLREQLQADTGDAALPAPVRAQLDGYEALHTPVQELLKQQAAAQQAIKAMPDGDAKVAAKKAAQQRGDLLLNQARQAQLLRAIYAPDQLREQMVWFWLNHFSVFADKGRLHWTVADYADNAIRPHALGKFSDLVMATLQSPAMLEYLDNAQNAKGKVNENYARELMELHTLGVNAGYTQKDVQQLALILTGVGIAPVDRDGPPKLPPALQAQYVRRGAFEFNPARHQPGDKTLLGQRIAGGGFDEVERAVQLIVRQPACAHFISRQLAEYFVADDPPPALVEKMARTFQRSDGDIAAVLQVMFTAPEMAAGAPHKFKDPYRFLVSALRLAYDGQTIVNPQPLLGWLNQMGEPSFGRITPDGWSLQSSAWNSSGQMAQRFEIARAIGNGNTQLFTVDGQQRGGFPQLSTPLYYHAIEPQLSDTTRQALAQARSQQEWNGYLLASPDFNYR, from the coding sequence ATGTCCGCATCCCGGCATCGTCCTGCAGCAACGCGTCTGCGCGTGCGCGGCCGGCGTGTATTGCGCAACACCCAGCGACTGTTGTTGTCGTTGCTGCTGGTGCTGTTCACCGTCGGCGCCATCGCCGCTAGCGACAAGGTGATCAAGCGCGACGACGCGCGCTGGCTGCAGTCGATGACCCTCGGCCTGGACAGCGCCAGCGTGGCGCAGTTCGAGCACGACGGCCGCAAGCGTTTCCTGCGCGAGCAACTGCAGGCCGATACGGGCGATGCCGCGCTGCCGGCACCGGTGCGCGCGCAACTGGATGGCTATGAGGCGCTGCACACGCCGGTGCAGGAATTGCTCAAGCAGCAGGCTGCCGCACAGCAGGCGATCAAGGCGATGCCGGACGGCGATGCCAAGGTCGCGGCGAAGAAGGCCGCGCAACAGCGCGGCGATCTGCTGCTGAACCAGGCACGGCAGGCGCAGCTGCTGCGTGCGATCTACGCGCCGGACCAATTGCGCGAGCAGATGGTGTGGTTCTGGCTCAACCATTTCAGCGTGTTCGCCGACAAGGGCCGCCTGCACTGGACCGTGGCCGACTACGCCGACAACGCGATCCGCCCGCATGCGCTGGGCAAGTTCTCCGACCTGGTGATGGCGACGCTGCAGAGCCCGGCGATGCTGGAGTACCTGGACAACGCGCAGAACGCCAAGGGCAAGGTCAACGAGAACTACGCGCGCGAACTGATGGAGCTGCATACCCTCGGCGTCAACGCCGGCTACACGCAGAAGGACGTGCAGCAACTGGCGCTGATCCTCACCGGCGTCGGCATCGCGCCGGTCGACCGCGACGGGCCGCCGAAACTGCCGCCGGCGCTGCAGGCCCAGTATGTGCGCCGCGGCGCGTTCGAGTTCAATCCGGCACGGCACCAGCCCGGCGACAAGACCCTGCTCGGCCAGCGCATCGCCGGCGGCGGCTTCGACGAGGTCGAGCGCGCGGTGCAACTGATCGTGCGCCAGCCGGCGTGCGCGCACTTCATCTCGCGGCAGCTGGCCGAATACTTCGTCGCCGACGATCCGCCGCCGGCGCTGGTGGAGAAGATGGCGCGCACGTTCCAGCGCAGCGATGGCGACATCGCCGCGGTGCTGCAGGTGATGTTCACCGCACCGGAGATGGCGGCCGGCGCGCCGCACAAGTTCAAGGATCCGTACCGCTTCCTGGTCTCGGCGCTGCGCCTGGCCTACGACGGGCAGACCATCGTCAATCCGCAACCGTTGCTGGGCTGGTTGAATCAGATGGGCGAGCCGAGCTTCGGACGGATCACGCCCGATGGCTGGTCGCTGCAGTCCAGTGCCTGGAACAGTTCGGGGCAGATGGCACAGCGCTTCGAGATCGCGCGTGCGATCGGCAACGGCAACACCCAGCTGTTCACCGTCGACGGGCAGCAGCGCGGCGGTTTCCCGCAACTGAGCACGCCGCTGTACTACCACGCGATCGAGCCGCAACTGAGCGACACCACGCGCCAGGCGCTGGCGCAGGCGCGCTCGCAGCAGGAATGGAACGGCTACCTGCTGGCCTCGCCCGACTTCAATTACCGCTGA
- a CDS encoding ATP-binding protein, whose amino-acid sequence MQARQLLAASLSLLAFLAAAGYALDQAFADTALSNLRERLKSYATAYANNIDVARDGSLYINNDKPPPDPHFDRPGSGLYAQIVLPTEGWISMSSEGPLPPRGGMLEPRQETFDGPWPMTQIDGSEGEVYRYGIGLAYVRRDKETPVTIYIMEDTRALGAQLRVFRGRVWFNLGGAGLILLVLQAFILQWSLRPLRRVINELTKVQRGEAMRMGDRHPRELEPLTDSINAFIESERENLDRQRNTLADLAHSLKTPLAVLRTQLDSGAQGPELREELDVQLRRMNNLVSYQLARAASSGHKLFAAPLPIEPNAEEIVRGLEKVYAAKGVLCEFDIEPSARFHGEPGDLQELLGNLLENAFKWARRRVLLSVRPEPAAGSRRAGLIISVEDDGPGIAPDEVAHILQRGVRGDERVHGHGIGLAIVQDLVKGYRGELQVSRSEELGGARFLVTLPPGF is encoded by the coding sequence TTGCAGGCGCGCCAGCTGCTCGCCGCCAGCCTCAGCCTGCTGGCGTTCCTGGCCGCGGCCGGTTACGCGCTGGACCAGGCGTTCGCCGACACCGCGTTGAGCAACCTGCGCGAGCGCCTGAAGAGCTACGCCACCGCGTACGCCAACAACATCGACGTCGCCCGCGACGGATCGCTGTACATCAACAACGACAAGCCGCCGCCGGACCCGCATTTCGACCGGCCCGGCAGCGGCCTGTACGCGCAGATCGTGTTGCCCACCGAAGGCTGGATCTCGATGTCCAGCGAGGGCCCGCTGCCACCGCGCGGCGGCATGCTCGAGCCGCGCCAGGAAACCTTCGACGGGCCCTGGCCGATGACCCAGATCGACGGCAGCGAGGGCGAGGTCTACCGCTACGGCATCGGCCTGGCCTACGTGCGCCGCGACAAGGAAACCCCGGTCACCATCTACATCATGGAGGACACCCGCGCGCTGGGCGCGCAGCTGCGCGTGTTCCGCGGCCGGGTGTGGTTCAACCTCGGTGGCGCCGGCCTGATCCTGTTGGTGCTGCAGGCCTTCATCCTGCAATGGAGCCTGCGCCCGCTGCGCCGTGTGATCAACGAACTGACCAAGGTGCAGCGCGGCGAAGCCATGCGCATGGGCGATCGCCATCCGCGCGAGCTGGAACCGCTGACCGACAGCATCAACGCCTTCATCGAGAGCGAGCGCGAGAACCTGGACCGTCAGCGCAACACCCTGGCCGACCTGGCGCACAGCCTGAAGACGCCGCTGGCGGTGCTGCGCACCCAGCTCGACAGCGGCGCGCAGGGGCCGGAGCTGCGCGAAGAGCTGGACGTGCAGCTGCGGCGCATGAACAACCTGGTGTCGTATCAGTTGGCGCGCGCCGCCTCCAGCGGCCACAAGCTGTTCGCCGCGCCGTTGCCGATCGAGCCCAATGCCGAGGAGATCGTGCGCGGCCTGGAGAAGGTCTACGCGGCCAAGGGCGTGCTGTGCGAGTTCGACATCGAGCCGAGCGCGCGCTTCCATGGCGAGCCTGGCGACCTGCAGGAACTGCTCGGCAACCTGCTGGAGAATGCGTTCAAGTGGGCGCGCCGGCGGGTGCTGCTGAGCGTGCGCCCGGAACCGGCCGCCGGCAGCCGCCGCGCCGGCCTGATCATCTCGGTGGAGGACGACGGCCCCGGCATCGCCCCGGACGAGGTCGCGCACATCCTGCAGCGCGGCGTGCGCGGCGACGAGCGCGTGCACGGCCATGGCATCGGCCTGGCGATCGTGCAGGACCTGGTCAAGGGCTATCGCGGCGAACTGCAGGTCAGCCGCTCCGAGGAACTGGGCGGGGCGCGCTTCCTGGTCACCCTGCCGCCGGGATTTTGA
- a CDS encoding response regulator transcription factor: MRILLVEDEAPLRETLAARLKREGFAVDAAQDGEEGLYMGREVPFDVGIIDLGLPKMSGMELIKALRDEGKKFPVLILTARSSWQDKVEGLKQGADDYLVKPFHVEELLARVNALLRRAAGWSKPTLECGPVALDLAAQTVSVSGSNVDLTSYEYKVLEYLMMHAGELVSKADLTEHIYQQDFDRDSNVLEVFIGRLRKKLDPDGELKPIETVRGRGYRFAIPRTEG, translated from the coding sequence ATGCGTATCCTTCTGGTCGAAGACGAAGCTCCGCTGCGAGAGACCCTGGCCGCTCGCCTGAAGCGCGAAGGCTTTGCGGTGGATGCGGCGCAGGACGGCGAGGAAGGCCTGTACATGGGCCGCGAAGTGCCCTTCGACGTGGGCATCATCGATCTCGGCCTGCCGAAGATGTCGGGCATGGAACTGATCAAGGCGCTGCGCGACGAAGGCAAGAAGTTTCCGGTGCTGATCCTCACCGCACGTTCCAGCTGGCAGGACAAGGTCGAAGGCCTCAAGCAGGGCGCCGACGATTATCTGGTCAAGCCGTTCCATGTCGAAGAGCTGCTGGCGCGCGTCAATGCGCTGCTGCGCCGCGCCGCCGGCTGGAGCAAGCCGACCCTGGAATGCGGTCCGGTCGCGCTGGACCTGGCGGCGCAGACCGTCAGCGTCAGCGGCAGCAACGTCGACCTGACCAGCTACGAGTACAAGGTACTTGAGTATTTGATGATGCATGCCGGCGAACTGGTCTCCAAGGCGGACCTGACCGAGCACATCTATCAGCAGGATTTCGACCGCGATTCCAACGTGCTCGAAGTGTTCATCGGCCGCCTGCGCAAGAAGCTGGACCCGGACGGCGAGTTGAAGCCGATCGAGACCGTGCGCGGCCGCGGCTACCGGTTCGCGATTCCGCGCACCGAAGGCTGA
- the dusA gene encoding tRNA dihydrouridine(20/20a) synthase DusA, which produces MTLPLPTADLPARYAASLRLSVAPMMDWTDRHCRVFHRLLAPSARLYTEMVHANAVVLGDRARLLDFDASEHPLALQLGGSEPALLAQAARIGQDWGYDEINLNCGCPSDRVQAGRFGACLMREPTLVAECVAAMVAAVDIPVTVKCRLGVDQDDDYAVFLAFVDQVAAAGCGLFVVHARNAWLQGLSPKENREVPPLRYDWAHRLKRERPQLQVVLNGGLAAVETAQAQLQAVDGVMLGRAAYHDPYVLHRLDAALTGAAPRPRAELLRALRPYVEARLAEGLALKHITRHLLGLFHGQPGGRAFRQVLSEGAHRPGADWALLERALAVTDEATRAAA; this is translated from the coding sequence ATGACGCTTCCGCTCCCCACCGCCGATCTCCCCGCGCGTTACGCCGCCTCGCTGCGCCTGTCCGTGGCCCCGATGATGGACTGGACCGACCGCCACTGCCGGGTGTTCCACCGGTTGCTCGCGCCGTCGGCGCGGCTGTACACCGAGATGGTGCACGCCAATGCGGTGGTGCTGGGCGATCGTGCGCGGTTGCTGGATTTCGATGCGTCCGAGCATCCGCTGGCGCTGCAGCTCGGCGGCAGCGAGCCGGCGCTGCTGGCGCAGGCGGCGCGGATCGGCCAGGACTGGGGCTACGACGAGATCAACCTCAATTGCGGTTGCCCGTCCGACCGGGTGCAGGCCGGGCGCTTCGGTGCCTGCCTGATGCGCGAGCCGACGCTGGTCGCCGAGTGTGTGGCGGCGATGGTCGCGGCGGTGGACATCCCGGTGACGGTGAAATGCCGGCTGGGCGTGGACCAGGACGACGACTATGCGGTGTTCCTGGCCTTCGTCGACCAGGTCGCCGCGGCTGGTTGCGGACTGTTCGTGGTGCATGCGCGCAATGCCTGGCTGCAGGGCCTGTCGCCGAAGGAGAACCGCGAAGTGCCGCCGCTACGCTACGACTGGGCGCATCGGCTCAAGCGCGAGCGGCCGCAGTTGCAGGTGGTGCTCAATGGCGGCCTGGCCGCGGTGGAGACGGCGCAGGCGCAGTTGCAGGCGGTGGACGGGGTGATGCTGGGCCGCGCGGCCTATCACGACCCCTACGTCCTGCATCGGCTGGACGCGGCCCTGACCGGCGCCGCGCCGCGCCCGCGCGCGGAGTTGCTGCGTGCGCTGCGTCCCTACGTCGAGGCACGCCTGGCCGAGGGCCTGGCGCTCAAGCACATCACCCGGCACCTGCTCGGCCTGTTCCACGGGCAGCCCGGCGGCCGCGCCTTCCGCCAGGTGCTCAGCGAAGGCGCGCACCGGCCGGGCGCGGACTGGGCGCTGCTGGAGCGGGCGTTGGCGGTCACCGATGAAGCGACACGCGCGGCGGCCTGA